The genomic region ctaatcctctaagtgatcacgtgatccaaatcaactaaaccatgtccgatcatcacgtgagatggagtagtttcatcggtgaacatcattatgttgatcatatctactatatgattcacgctcgacctttcggtctccgtgttccgaggccatatctgcatatgctaggctcgtcaagtttaacctgagtattctgcgtgtgcaaaactggcttgtacccgttgtagatggacgtagagcttatcacaccccatcatcacgtggtgtctgggcacgacgaactttggcaacggtgcatactcagggagaacacttcttgataatttagtgagagatcatcttataatgctaccgtcaatcaaagcaagataagatgcataaaaggatatacatcacatgcaatcaatataagtgatatgatatggccatcatcatcttgtgcttgtgatctccatctccgaagcaccgtcatgatcaccatcgtcaccggcgcgacaccttgatctccatcgtagcatcgttgtcgtctcgccaatcttatgcttccacgactatcactaccgtttagtaataaagttaagcattacatcgcgattgcattgcatacaataaagcgacaaccatatggctcctgccagttgccgataactcggttacaaaacatgatcatctcatacaataaaattcagcatcatgctttgaccatatcacatcacaacatgccctgcaaaaacaagttagacgtcctctactttgttgttgcatgttttacgtggctgctacgggcttaagtaagaaccaatctcacctacgcatcaaaaccacaacgatagtttgtcaaatagactccgttttaaccttctcaaggaccgggcgtagccatacttggttcaactaaagttggagagacagtcgcccgcaagccatctatgtgcaaagcacgtcgagggaaccggtctcgcgtaagcgtacgcgtaaggttggtccgggtcgtctcgtccaacaataccgccgaaccaaagtatgacatgctggtaggcagtatgacttgtatcgtccacaactcacttgtgttctactcgtgcatataacatcaacataaataacctaggctctgatgccactgttgggtttcgtagtaatttcaaaaaatttcctacgcgcacacaggatcatgtgatgcatagcaacgaggggagagtgttgtctacgtacccaacgcagaccgactgcggaagcgatgacacgacgtagaggaagtagtcgtacgtcttcacgatccaaccgatcaagcaccgaaactacggcacctccgagttcgagcacacgttcagcccgatgacgatccccggactccgatccagcaaagtgtcggggaagagtttcgtcagcacgacggcgtggtgacgatcttgatgaactacagcagcagggcttcgcctaaactccgctacagtattatcgaggtatatggtggcagggggcaccgcacacggctaaggaatagatcacgtggatcaacttgtgtcaacttgtgtgtttagaggtgcccctgcctcagtatataaaggagccaaggggggaggaggcgccggccaggaggaggtggcgcaggaggagtcctactcctaccgggagtaggactccccccccaatcctattccaactaggattcccaagggggagagagagagagggctggccggccacctctcctagtcctaataggactaggggaagggggggaggcgcgcagccctggtgggcagccctttcacctttccactaaggcccatgtaggcccatatgactcccggggggttccggtaaccctcccggtaacccggtaaaatcccgatttcacccggaacacttccgatgtccaaacataggcttccaatatatcaatctttacgtctcgaccatttcgagactcctcgtcatgtccgtgatcacattcgggactcctaacaaccttcggttcatcaaaatgcataaactcataatataactgtcatcgtaaccttaagcgtgcggaccctacgggttcgagaacaatgtagacatgaccgagacacgtctctggtcaataaccaatagcgggacctggatgcccatattggctcctacatattctacgaagatctttatcggtcagaccgcataacaacatacgttgttccctttgtcatcggtatgttacttgcccgagattcgatcgtcggtatccaatacctagttcaatctcgttaccggcaagtctctttactcgttccgtaatacatcatcttacaactaacatattagttgtaatgcttgcaaggcttatgtgatgtgtattaccgagagggcccagagatacctctccgacaatcggagtgacaaatcctaatctcgaaatacgccaacccaacatctacctttggagacacctgtaatgctcctttataatcacccagttacgttgtgacgtttggtagcacccaaagtgttcctccggcaaacgggagttgcataatctcatagtcataggaacatgtataagtcatgaagaaagcaatagcaacatactaaacgatcaggtgctaagctaatggaatgggtcatgtcaatcagatcattcaactaatgatgtgacctcgttaatcaaataacaactcattgttcatggtcaggaaacataaccatctttgattaacgagctagtcaagtagaggcatactagtgacactctgtttgtctatgtattcacacatgtattatgtttccggttaatacaattctagcatgaataataaacatttatcatgatataaggaaataaataataactttattattgcctctagggcatatttccttcaatacggCCCATAGGGCTCCCCGAGTTCCTCCTTTGCCCTATAGTGTATTCCCAACTTCAATCTTCACGAtgtatttttattttattgttttggTCTCCAAAAAAGTATTTTTGTGCAAACTAAAAAAAGTAGAAAAGTGTAACCGGTAATGGGCACTAGATTAATAGATTAGTACATTAAAATTGTGTAAAGTGTCAAAACTATGTAATAATGATATAAAAGTAGCATGACCATAACAAAAACTATATATGCATTTGAGAGTATCAACATGCTCAAGCTTAAtcttactcgtcctcgagtaggtagatgataattGTTTTTTGATTGTGAATGCTATCTTAACAGGAAGGAGAGCCTTGGTGCAACagtaagggccagttcttttcggcgattctcccagaatcgcccccctccccagcttctcccagaattgccactccatatttttttacaatcctatctagttaaggtctaattagctaggattgtaaaaaaCATATAGAGTGGTGATtttgggagaagctggggaggggggcgattctagtagaatcgcccaaaagaactggcccttaaagTTGTTGCCTTATGACCATGAGGTCATGGATTCGAGTCCTAGAAACAACCTGCTGTACAAATGCAGGGAAAACTGTGTACAAAAGATCCAAAGTGGTTGGACCCTTTCCCAAACCACGCGCAAGCCGCGTCTCCGCCTCCTCGGCTTGGGCAAGGTGGAACTGCCTCTCTGCCTCCTCCATCCCAAATCCGTCGGGCTCGACGTCCGTGCccgctgcctcctcccccgcctcctcttcctccttctcctcctcctgctCTGACACCTCCGTCTCCGCCTGACCCTTGTCCGTAAGGCTAGCGGCGTGGtgtgcatgaaggaaatatgccctagaggcaataataaagttattatttatttccttatatcatgataaatgtttattattcatgctagaattgtattaaccggaaacatgatacatgtgtgaatacatagacaaacagagtgtcactagtatgcctctacttgaatagctcattaatcaaagatggttatgtttcctaaccattgacaaagagttgttatttgattaacgaggtcacatcattagttgaatgatctgattgacatgacccattttcattagcttagcacccgatcgtttagtatgttgctattgctttcttcatgacttatacatgttcctatgactatgagattatgcaactcccgtttaccggaggaacactttgtgtgctaccaaatgtcacaacgtaactaggtgattataaaggagctctacaggtgtctccaaaggtagatgttgggttggcgtatttcgagattaggatttgtcactctgattgtcggagaggtatctctaggccctctcggtaatgcacatcacataagccttgcaagcattgcaactaatgagttagttgcgagatgatgtattacggaatgagtaaagagacttgccggtaacgagattgaactaggtattggataccgacgatcgaatctcgggcaagtaacataccgatgacaaagggaacaacgtatgttgttatacggtctgaccgataaagatcttcgttgaatatgtaggagccaatatgggcatccaggtcccgctattggttattgaccggagatgtgtctcagtcatgtctgcattattctcgaaccatagggtccgcacgcttaatgttacgatgacagttattatgagtttatgcattttgatgtaccgaagttagttcggagtcccggatatgatcacggacatgacgaggagtctctaaatggtcaagacataaagattgatatattggaagcctatatttggacatcggaagtgttccgggtgaaatcgggattttaccggagtaccgggaggttaccggaaccccccgggagccatatgggccttaatgggctttagtggaaaggaaaaaggggcagcccaaggtggccgcgcgcctcccccctagtcctattaggactaggagaggtggccgacccccctctctctctttccccctcggggaatcctagtccaactaggattgggggggggggggagtcctactcccggtaggagtaggactcctcctgcgccctcctcctggcagGCGCTGACGGTGGCGACGCTGTTCCCGCTGGGCGGGCTGCTGCTGGTGCTGTCCGGGCTGGCGCTGGCGGGCACCGTGGTGGGGCTGGCCGTGGCCACGCCGGTGTTCCTGCTCTTCAGCCCCGTGCTGGTCCCGGCCGCGCTCACCATCGGCCTGGCCGTCACCGGGTTCCTCACCTCCGGCGCGCTGGGGCTGGGCGGCCTCTCCTCGCTCACCGTGCTCGCCAACACGGCGCGCCAGGCGTTCCAGCGCACCCCGGACTACGTGGAGGAGGCGCGCCAGcgcatggccgacgctgccgcggcCGCGGGGCACAAGACGCAGCAGGCCGGCCACGCCATCCAGagccgcgcggaggaggcgcgcgccggaggaggaggcggccacaCCGGCGCCACCGGCGGAGCGGGCGCCGGCACCGGCACCAGGGCGTCGTCGTAAGCCGGAGCCAGCAGGCCGATGTCAGTCCGCCGCGCCGCGCAGCAGGGCGCGCGTCGTCTAGCTACTACCTGCTCTATGTGTGCTAGCGCCTTCGTACGTGTCTACACGAGCGAGTGTGTGTGCGTTCGTGCGTgtcagtgtgtgtgtgtgatgttTCTACTGTTTTAGTACTGCTCGTGTTCGTCCGATCGATCGGTTTAGTACCGAGTTGTGAATAAGAAAAGGCCCGGGCCGCTTCGTCTGTCCATGCATTTGCTTCTGTGCTgcttcagtgtgtgtgtgtgtgtgtgtgtgtgtgtgtgtgtgtgtgtgtgtgtgtgtgtgtgtgtgtgtgtgtgtgtgtgtgatgttgTACTACACGCTGCCGATCATTTGACATCGACGAGGATAATTCACCATTTGGCCCATCCTTCGTACGAGAATACTTCAGAATCCGTCTTCCTTTTCTGAAACGAAGTTCAGATTCTGTCTTCGTTGAATGCGAAGCGTGCAAGACGATTATCCCAGCTCAAACTTAGTGACACATCACCACTACAGACGTACAGACGTACTACGTGCCGGAGGCAAAAATAAACACGTACACACGTCAGGTGCAGGAGTGAAACCATCTCCCAAAGCAAGGCAACAATATACACCATGGCTTGCTGGCCGCTGCACCCTTTTGTATTTTTTGGAGTGAATGGCGGAGCTTTACTGCACAATGAAGTTTTAGGGCATGCAAATTGGATCAGGAGAATACAGAAACCACACATGCGTAAGGTGTATTGTTCGGCGTGTGAGGAATGGAAGAGGCACGGACATAACTTTAGGGCACCCCACTACTTTTTGCAtacattagggcatctccaacgttattattttttgcattttcttgttCATACGTTTTTTTAGGGGGGTTCTTTTTCATACGTTAGGGAATACGCTGACGGTGACGGGACACTGCTGTCGGAGGCCGAGGGCCGTCATCCAACGCTGCTAAATCAGCCGACATTTATCCAGTTAGGGTGGAAAATAGTATAAATCTTCCATACATAGCATACAAATAAGTCGTCTATAGAAAATAGTATAAATCCTCCGTACATAGCATACAAATAAGTCGTCTAGTACAAAATGTCTCAAATTCAACACCGGATGTCCAATAAGCTTCATCAAAATGTCTCAAATTCAACACGGATGTCCAATAAGCTTCATCAACGAATTATGTCGTCTCATACATACTGCCCTTCAGTTAACCGTGTGTACTTAAATGACCGTGCAATGGTCATCTTTTCTCCAGCTGAGTTATCACGGTGACACTAGTCTGAATAGCGTACCAGTGATACGGTAATGATCTCACATGCCTTCTTGAATAATGTGCATATTGTAGGGAGCAATGTGTTTTTGGGCGTGAAATAATTCATGTACTTGCTGCCAGAAGGTCGTCCTCTACTCCCGCCTACAAAGTTCATGGATACGGCCAACCATGTATCGCACAACAGCTCATCCTCCACGGTCGAGTACCCTGCCATCCTTCGTACTCTGAAAGAATGACATCGCATCCAAAATTAAGCTAAATGGCATTTGATCGAACACATGTCGGGCGCGGTGTCTGCCGTGGAGGTTGTCGACAGGGGGCGGAGTGTACCTGAGTACAAACGACTCTAGGATGGACAACGCCGTCATAAAGGCGAGCGGGCGCGCCGATGCTGGTTGCGGACGTTCGGCAATGTCTCTGTGACGATCGGAGAGGTATAAGGGCCGTGACGAAGATGGAGGGTGCCGATGCAATGTAAGGGCGATAAGGGGTAGAGTGAAAGAAAATGGGGCCAAGAGGGGGGGGGTTAGTGGGTCTCGGGTGCCGGAGTCCTACGTGGCTACATGCCGGACtcccgcaaccccccccccccattttgtCTCCACTTTGCAGGAGAAAGCATGTCCGGACCGCCATGCGGAACGATACGGGCCCAAGTTGAATGGCNNNNNNNNNNNNNNNNNNNNNNNNNNNNNNNNNNNNNNNNNNNNNNNNNNNNNNNNNNNNNNNNNNNNNNNNNNNNNNNNNNNNNNNNNNNNNNNNNNNNNNNNNNNNNNNNNNNNNNNNNNNNNNNNNNNNNNNNNNNNNNNNNNNNNNNNNNNNNNNNNNNNNNNNNNNNNNNNNNNNNNNNNNNNNNNNNNNNNNNNNNNNNNNNNNNNNNNNNNNNNNNNNNNNNNNNNNNNNNNNNNNNNNNNNNNNNNNNNNNNNNNNNNNNNNNNNNNNNNNNNNNNNNNNNNNNNNNNNNNNNNNNNNNNNNNNNNNNNNNNNNNNNNNNNNNNNNNNNNNNNNNNNNNNNGCCGTCATAAAGGCGAGCGGGCGCGCCGATGCTGGTTGCGGACGTTCGGCAATGTCTCTGTGACGATCGGAGAGGTATAAGGGCCGTGACGAAGATGGAGGGTGCCGATGCAATGTAAGGGCGATAAGGGGTAGAGTGAAAGAAAATGGGACCAAGAGGGGGGGGGTTAGTGGGTCTCGGGTGCCGGAGTCCTACGTGGCTACATGCCGGACtcccgcaaccccccccccccattttgtCTCCACTTTGCAGGAGAAAGCATGTCCGGACCGCCATGCGGAACGATACGGGCCCAAGTTGAATGGCACAACACGTCTGGACCACACTGCTCGAACGGTTGCG from Triticum aestivum cultivar Chinese Spring chromosome 4A, IWGSC CS RefSeq v2.1, whole genome shotgun sequence harbors:
- the LOC123083940 gene encoding oleosin 18 kDa; this encodes PAPSSWQALTVATLFPLGGLLLVLSGLALAGTVVGLAVATPVFLLFSPVLVPAALTIGLAVTGFLTSGALGLGGLSSLTVLANTARQAFQRTPDYVEEARQRMADAAAAAGHKTQQAGHAIQSRAEEARAGGGGGHTGATGGAGAGTGTRASS